From Acidicapsa acidisoli, the proteins below share one genomic window:
- a CDS encoding aminopeptidase, producing MTTADLLRMPYPAEFTAGAQSAVTTCLRIEPSEKVTLITDRATEQIAASIGEQLAARGCEWNAFLLEDLAPRPLIDMPAAVLADMESSQVSIFAVQVQQNELHSRMQMTDVVNRRRMRHAHMVNITPEIMCQGMRADFNLVDRLSQQVLERVRKATRIRATTAAGTDITAEMNPGYKWFKTSGIISPEKWGNLPGGECFTSPGEVNGRFVVDGVVGDWLCARYGLLHATPLTIEIAENRIVSCCSVNKALEADFWAYTHTDENSDRVGEFAIGTNLGVERVIGNILQDEKFPGIHIAFGNPYGEHTGAPWRSGTHIDVVGLGFNIWLDSEAGQEQIMRDGRFLIAA from the coding sequence ATGACCACTGCCGATCTGTTGCGAATGCCCTACCCTGCCGAATTTACGGCGGGCGCCCAATCTGCGGTGACGACCTGTCTGCGGATTGAACCGTCGGAGAAGGTGACGCTGATTACAGATCGCGCGACAGAGCAGATTGCCGCCTCCATTGGCGAACAACTTGCCGCACGCGGCTGCGAGTGGAATGCGTTTCTTTTGGAAGACCTTGCGCCGCGGCCTCTGATTGATATGCCGGCGGCGGTGTTGGCCGATATGGAGAGTTCGCAGGTATCGATCTTTGCCGTCCAGGTGCAACAGAATGAGCTGCATTCGCGCATGCAGATGACGGATGTCGTCAATCGACGGCGGATGCGCCATGCGCACATGGTCAACATTACACCCGAGATCATGTGCCAGGGGATGCGGGCTGACTTTAACCTCGTGGACCGGCTCTCGCAGCAGGTTCTGGAACGGGTGCGCAAGGCAACGCGGATTCGCGCTACGACGGCGGCAGGAACGGATATCACGGCGGAGATGAATCCGGGATACAAGTGGTTCAAGACGAGCGGCATTATCAGTCCGGAAAAATGGGGCAATCTGCCGGGCGGGGAATGCTTTACCTCTCCGGGCGAGGTGAACGGGAGATTTGTGGTGGACGGCGTGGTGGGGGATTGGCTGTGTGCGCGCTATGGGCTGCTGCATGCAACTCCGCTGACGATCGAGATTGCCGAGAACAGGATCGTAAGTTGCTGCAGCGTAAACAAGGCGCTCGAAGCGGATTTCTGGGCCTACACGCACACCGACGAGAACTCGGATCGGGTAGGGGAATTTGCCATCGGGACGAATCTCGGGGTGGAGCGGGTCATCGGTAATATTCTGCAAGATGAGAAGTTTCCGGGTATCCATATCGCCTTTGGGAACCCGTATGGCGAACATACGGGCGCGCCGTGGCGCTCCGGTACACACATCGATGTAGTTGGATTGGGATTCAATATCTGGCTTGATTCGGAAGCCGGGCAGGAGCAGATCATGCGCGACGGGCGGTTTTTGATCGCGGCTTGA
- a CDS encoding aldo/keto reductase — MTTTTSPSLHKLGNSDLHLTPIGFGAWAIGGGNWDFAWGPQNDDESIRAIHQALDEGINWIDTAAIYGLGHSEEIVAKAVKTSSHKPLVFTKCAMRWDENRTIYRSITAASVQEELDASLRRLGVETIDLYQIHWPNPDAEIEEGWAELARQQKAGKIRWIGISNFNVEQMKRVQAIAPITSLQPPYSMLRPAVEQEILPYCLANGIGVINYSPMVSGLLTGRMSAERVAAMPSDDWRRKAVEFNEPRLSRNLRLVELLRKIGSAHGVEPGVVAVAWTLHHPAITAAIVGGRSPEQVKGLAPALHFRLNDEEFSNIGKFLVENPVA, encoded by the coding sequence ATGACTACTACTACTTCCCCTTCTTTGCATAAGCTCGGCAATTCTGATCTTCACCTGACTCCGATCGGCTTTGGCGCGTGGGCCATCGGCGGCGGCAACTGGGATTTCGCGTGGGGCCCCCAGAATGACGACGAATCCATTCGCGCGATTCATCAGGCGCTCGACGAAGGTATTAACTGGATCGACACTGCGGCAATCTACGGCCTGGGGCACTCGGAAGAGATTGTCGCCAAGGCGGTTAAAACGAGTTCGCATAAGCCGCTGGTCTTTACCAAGTGCGCGATGCGCTGGGACGAAAACCGGACGATCTACCGATCGATCACGGCCGCCAGCGTGCAAGAAGAGCTGGACGCTTCGCTGCGGCGGCTCGGTGTAGAAACAATCGATTTGTACCAGATTCACTGGCCGAATCCGGACGCAGAGATCGAAGAGGGTTGGGCCGAACTGGCGCGGCAGCAGAAGGCCGGGAAGATTCGCTGGATCGGAATCTCCAACTTTAATGTAGAGCAGATGAAGCGGGTGCAGGCGATTGCGCCGATCACCAGCTTGCAGCCGCCGTATTCGATGCTGAGGCCAGCTGTTGAACAGGAAATTTTGCCGTATTGCCTGGCCAACGGCATTGGCGTCATCAACTACTCCCCGATGGTCAGCGGTTTGCTCACGGGACGCATGAGCGCGGAGCGGGTCGCGGCGATGCCTTCGGATGACTGGCGCCGTAAGGCGGTGGAGTTCAACGAACCTCGCCTGAGCCGGAATCTGCGTCTTGTCGAACTGCTGCGCAAGATTGGGTCGGCGCACGGCGTGGAGCCGGGCGTAGTCGCTGTCGCGTGGACACTCCATCACCCTGCGATTACGGCTGCTATTGTTGGCGGACGAAGCCCCGAGCAGGTCAAGGGACTTGCGCCAGCTCTGCATTTCCGATTAAACGACGAGGAATTTTCCAATATTGGGAAATTCCTGGTGGAGAATCCGGTAGCGTAG